The nucleotide window GTAGCTCTATCTGTAATCGTTCATTAATAAGAGCAACCACATCTGTTGCTATCTTGTACTCTTGTGGATATAATGCCTTTGTTTCCATTAAAAAGGGATTGTCCATTGCAAATCCTTGTTTTAAGCGGCGAATCGCAAACGCAATATGATCGGTAAGCGCTACGTGAATGTGCTCATTTAAAGGTGTCTCTACTCGTTGCTGAATATAAAGCAATACATCGTTCATAATTTCAATTAATCGTTCGCTTACATGAGGTACAAGCATTTTGTATTGCTCTCGTTCTCGTTCATTTTTTAATACAAATATTTTTTCAGCACGCTCTCCATCGAGTATATCATCTGTTTTTCTGCCAAATCCAATCCCCTTACCGATTACCACTACCTCATTGTGCTGATTATGGGAAGCAATAATAACATTATTGTTTAAAACTTTCTTGATTTTGAGACATTCCTTCATAAAATCCACCCCCCTTACGTAAAAACACAGTTTATTTTCATGTTACAAAATATGCTTGTTTTTCGTCAATGCAAAAACATTGCCACTTTTATAAAGTAGGTTTCTTAGACAAAGTCTTGTCACCACTCTATAATAGTACAACGTATACTGTATGAAAGAGGTGCTTCATGTGATTAAAATGTTTGTAAGTGATATTGATGGTACAATGATGGGTCACGGAGGAGTCATTGACGAGCAAGATGTATTGGCATTAAAGCAATTGGCATCAGAAGGTGTTGTGCTGTGTTTTGCTTCTGGTCGACTCGACAATGAGATTGCTTCCTTAATGAAAGATGTTGCGACAGACTTTCATCGGATTAGCGTCAACGGTGTATTTGTCTATACACCAACCAATGAACTTTTGTTTTCAGCGGCTTTTGAGCCGTCCATTCTAAAAGATTTGGTACAAATCACACAAGGAAGTAAGTTTATACGGTATGTAAGTGATGAACATAATTACTATATAGAAGAGAAAACCCCATTTGTGCTGGAATTAGAAGAAAAAGCAACAATGACATCCATTGAAATGCCTAATCTCATAGATGAAATTGGTGTGTCATTGCATCCTAATAAAATTTCAGTAGGCGGCGAAGAAGAAGATTTAATTGATTTACAAAAACAAATAGAGCAGCACTTTTCAACATATGTTAACACTTTTATTTCGGCCAAAAATTGTTTAGATATCGTTCCAGTCAATGTTGATAAGGGGTCCTCTATCTCGTTGTTACTGGCTCAACATGGCCTTACTCCCCATGAAATGGCTTGTGTTGGGGATTCTTATAATGACATTTCCATGTTTAAACTTACACCACACAGCTTTGCCATGCAGATTGCAGATGCTGAGGTTAAACAACATGCGCAGCATATTGTAACGTCTGTTAAAGAAGCTGTTTGCTACGTTCGTAAATATAACAAGGCTGTGTTAAATTCAGATGTGGCTAATTGACACTTGATAATTGGAGTGAAGGGAGTGAGAAAGCGAGTCAAAGGGAGACCACGTAGGGGCATAGCGCTGAGGAGGCTCCCTGACTGCCCTCGGAAAACGAACACCTGTAACGGAAATCAACAACTAACTTTAACAGAGCCTATAACAAAGAAAACTTCACGCCACAAGCGTGAAGTTTTCTCTATTTCTGTCGAGAGACGGTTGTAATAAATTTATAACGATCACCCCGATATATGCATTTTACATATTCGATTGGTAAATCTTTTTCATCATAGGACGTTTGCTCAACAACGAGAACTGGTGCACGATGCGCAATTTGCAGATGGGTAGCCTCTTCCTCTCCAGCCACAGAGGCTTCAATTGTCTGTGTAGCACGAAGTAACTTATACCCCAGCCTTTCTTCTAAATGTTCATACAAAGAATGCTGTAGAATGGTTTCATTCATGTCTTTAACAACATCTGCCGAAAGATATGTTGTCTCATAAGCAATAGCCTCTTGATTGGCTAAACGAATACGACGAATTTCGTATACGGAAGCTCCTTCAGCTATCTTTAATTTCCCAGCTATTTTAGCAGATGCATCGACAATGCCGAAGCTAAGCAATGTACTACTTGGATGCATGCCCCTCATTTTCATATCCTCAGTAAAGCCTGTCATACTTTGCAGACGTTGTTCCACTTTTGGTAATTGTACAAATGTTCCAATTCCTCTTTTTCGTGATAGATATCCTTGCTCGACTAGATTGTTGACAGCTTGTCGAATTGTCATTCGACTTACACTAAATTTTTCACATAACTCATTTTCAGACGGAATCTTATCTCCCGGTTTCCACTCTCCGGACTCAATTTGGTTTTTAACCCATTCTTGAATTTGATAATAAATCGGAAATGGAGAATACTTGTTGATGCTCATACAAACTCTCCTCACTACATAAAGATAAAGCCTGCTGATCAGTGATGATAAGCACATCGGGATGTTCGCGAAGTATAGTTGCAGGGCAGTCCTCCGTTATAGGGCCTTCCAACAGTTCTCGGATTGCTGATGCTTTAGCAGTACCCATAGCTAGCAACATAATTCGCTTTGCTTTCATAATTGATGCAATTCCCATTGTAATAGCATGCGTCGGCACATCGCGTTCATGTTCAAAAAAACGACGATTTGCGCGTCTTGTTGATTCTGTCAATTGGATAACATGTGTTCGTGAAGAAAATGACGTACCTGGTTCATTAAAACCAATATGTCCATTTTCTCCAATGCCTAGTATTTGCAAATCAACTGGATACTCATCTAATATCTGTTCATAGCGTAGGCACTCTTCCTGTAAGTTCGACGCCATTCCATTTGGCAGAAAACTTTTTTTGAACGAGATATGCTCAAATAGTTGTTTCTTCATAAAATAATGGTAGCTATTTTCATGATTGGCAGGCACATTTATATACTCATCTAAGTTTACCGTGACTGTATGGCTTACATCAAGATGATTTTCTCTCATCAGTTTATATATCCCCATTGGAGAACTACCTGTAGCCATTCCTAAAACTGGAGTAGATTGTGTACGTAGTACTTCTACTATCCAATCATAACCCGCTTTTGCTAACTCTTCATTTGAATTTACTGTAAGTATCTTCATCATACTTCTCCCCCATTACTATAATTTAAATGAATGCCACATCTTACTGTATCTTCAATAAACAACTTTTCATTTAACATGACAAAGTCCGCATCTTTTCCTCGCTGTAGTGCTCCTTTGTTATGGAGCTGAAACTCTTCTGCTTGATTAATTGACGTCATGAGCACTGCTTCTTCAATCGTACAACCAGTAAAGGCAATAATATTTCGAAATGCTTCATCCATTTTAAGAACACTTCCTGCCAACGTCCCATCTGCTAATGTAGCTTTTCCTTCTTTTACAAACACCGTTTGTCCACCAAGTTCGTATGCCCCATCCTTTAATCCTTTTGCTCGCATTGCGTCTGTAATAACACTTATTCTCTTTGCACCTTTTAAACGATAAGCAAGTTTAATCATTTCTGGATGAACATGAATACCATCAGGGATAATTTCTACCATGGTATCTTCTTGTAATAACACATAGCCCACTACGCCTGGCTCGCGATGATGCATTGGTTTCATCTGGTTGAATAAATGTGTAGCGTGAAAGATATTTTGCTCTTGCAGTTGCGCAAATGTGGCATCAGAATGTCCGACAGTGCCAATGATTCCTTTTTCTTGCAAATACCTCCCAAAAGCTTCCCCATTTGTTTCTTCAGGAGCATATGTGACCAGCTTAATTAAATCATTGCTGTCTTCCTGCCACTTCTTGAATTGTTCAATATTAGCTGGAACGATGTGTTCCATTGGTTGCGCACCTGCTCTCTTTTTTGATACATAAGGTCCTTCTAAGTGGATATAAGGAAAGTGAGCCCCTCTTTCTTTTGCTTCTCTCACGCTTTGCAACGCGTTAGTAATAGCTTGGTCAGA belongs to Ectobacillus sp. JY-23 and includes:
- the nagA gene encoding N-acetylglucosamine-6-phosphate deacetylase, with the translated sequence MKRKVIIRAKIYTGYEVIEEGYIRYNNVIEEVGSMKNYKASGDEIVYDAAGRIIIPGMIDIHIHGGYGIDVMDGEAEMLLALEDQLLQEGVTSFFPTTMTQSDQAITNALQSVREAKERGAHFPYIHLEGPYVSKKRAGAQPMEHIVPANIEQFKKWQEDSNDLIKLVTYAPEETNGEAFGRYLQEKGIIGTVGHSDATFAQLQEQNIFHATHLFNQMKPMHHREPGVVGYVLLQEDTMVEIIPDGIHVHPEMIKLAYRLKGAKRISVITDAMRAKGLKDGAYELGGQTVFVKEGKATLADGTLAGSVLKMDEAFRNIIAFTGCTIEEAVLMTSINQAEEFQLHNKGALQRGKDADFVMLNEKLFIEDTVRCGIHLNYSNGGEV
- a CDS encoding Cof-type HAD-IIB family hydrolase, with product MIKMFVSDIDGTMMGHGGVIDEQDVLALKQLASEGVVLCFASGRLDNEIASLMKDVATDFHRISVNGVFVYTPTNELLFSAAFEPSILKDLVQITQGSKFIRYVSDEHNYYIEEKTPFVLELEEKATMTSIEMPNLIDEIGVSLHPNKISVGGEEEDLIDLQKQIEQHFSTYVNTFISAKNCLDIVPVNVDKGSSISLLLAQHGLTPHEMACVGDSYNDISMFKLTPHSFAMQIADAEVKQHAQHIVTSVKEAVCYVRKYNKAVLNSDVAN
- a CDS encoding transcription antiterminator, giving the protein MKECLKIKKVLNNNVIIASHNQHNEVVVIGKGIGFGRKTDDILDGERAEKIFVLKNEREREQYKMLVPHVSERLIEIMNDVLLYIQQRVETPLNEHIHVALTDHIAFAIRRLKQGFAMDNPFLMETKALYPQEYKIATDVVALINERLQIELPEGEIGFVALHIYSAITNSEVSSVNQNSRLIAHLVTLIEEQLDLLIDRESIHYLRLVRHLHYAIERVKKGEKVEEPKRFAEILKDEYPVCYNLAWKLVKVMQNQLQQPVYEAEIVYLTMHLQRLVQSKVDVVR
- the phnF gene encoding phosphonate metabolism transcriptional regulator PhnF is translated as MSINKYSPFPIYYQIQEWVKNQIESGEWKPGDKIPSENELCEKFSVSRMTIRQAVNNLVEQGYLSRKRGIGTFVQLPKVEQRLQSMTGFTEDMKMRGMHPSSTLLSFGIVDASAKIAGKLKIAEGASVYEIRRIRLANQEAIAYETTYLSADVVKDMNETILQHSLYEHLEERLGYKLLRATQTIEASVAGEEEATHLQIAHRAPVLVVEQTSYDEKDLPIEYVKCIYRGDRYKFITTVSRQK
- the nagB gene encoding glucosamine-6-phosphate deaminase; its protein translation is MKILTVNSNEELAKAGYDWIVEVLRTQSTPVLGMATGSSPMGIYKLMRENHLDVSHTVTVNLDEYINVPANHENSYHYFMKKQLFEHISFKKSFLPNGMASNLQEECLRYEQILDEYPVDLQILGIGENGHIGFNEPGTSFSSRTHVIQLTESTRRANRRFFEHERDVPTHAITMGIASIMKAKRIMLLAMGTAKASAIRELLEGPITEDCPATILREHPDVLIITDQQALSLCSEESLYEHQQVFSISDLLSNSRMG